From one Dyella sp. 2HG41-7 genomic stretch:
- a CDS encoding FKBP-type peptidyl-prolyl cis-trans isomerase: MLRPLALFATALFALCALSPLAALADDVVGLVIKDVVVGTGSVARDDAEVRIQYTGWLYDAKAPDHHGAKFDSSYDSGRPLSFTVGADEVISGMDSGVRGMRVGGKRTVIIPSTLGYGHKGAGPEIPPNSALVFDIELLDVR, translated from the coding sequence ATGCTGCGTCCGCTCGCCCTTTTCGCTACCGCCCTGTTCGCGCTGTGCGCACTCAGCCCGCTGGCCGCTCTCGCTGACGATGTCGTCGGCTTGGTGATCAAGGACGTGGTGGTGGGTACCGGCAGCGTGGCGCGGGACGATGCCGAAGTGCGGATCCAGTACACCGGCTGGTTGTACGACGCCAAGGCGCCGGATCACCACGGCGCGAAGTTCGACAGTTCCTACGACAGCGGTCGCCCGCTCAGCTTCACCGTGGGCGCGGACGAGGTGATTTCGGGCATGGATAGCGGCGTACGCGGCATGCGCGTCGGCGGCAAGCGCACCGTGATCATTCCCTCCACCCTTGGCTACGGCCACAAAGGCGCCGGTCCTGAAATTCCGCCCAATAGCGCCCTGGTGTTCGATATCGAGCTGCTCGACGTGCGTTGA
- a CDS encoding 3-deoxy-7-phosphoheptulonate synthase yields the protein MTSRTDDLRIREIKEVPTPAEIMLDCLPTEDALATVAASRGALHRILHGEVDRLAVVIGPCSIHDPDAAMEYARRLVAERERHADTLEIVMRVYFEKPRTTVGWKGLINDPDLDESYHIDKGLHLARRLLCDINALGLPAGCEFLDLITPQYIADLVAWGAIGARTTESQSHRELASGLSCPVGFKNGTDGNIKIAVDAVLAAARPHHFMAVTKRGRNAIAATAGNEDCHVILRGGKLPNYDAASVTAACSALAKAGVAERLMIDASHANSGKQPENQPRVVADIAAQIEAGETRIQGVMVESHLVAGRQDLVPGCELTYGQSITDGCIGWDTTVDVLERLAKAVRVRRVRLAEQAAA from the coding sequence ATGACCAGCCGTACCGACGACCTGCGCATCCGCGAAATCAAGGAGGTTCCCACCCCCGCCGAGATCATGCTGGATTGCCTGCCCACCGAAGATGCCCTCGCGACCGTGGCCGCTTCGCGCGGCGCCTTGCACCGGATTCTTCACGGCGAAGTCGACCGCCTCGCCGTGGTGATTGGTCCGTGCTCCATTCACGATCCCGATGCCGCCATGGAATACGCGCGACGGCTGGTCGCCGAGCGCGAACGTCATGCCGACACACTGGAGATCGTGATGCGCGTGTATTTCGAAAAACCGCGTACCACGGTGGGCTGGAAGGGATTGATCAACGACCCCGATTTGGACGAGAGCTATCACATCGACAAAGGTTTGCATCTCGCGCGTCGGCTTTTGTGCGATATCAATGCGCTCGGTCTGCCGGCAGGTTGCGAATTCCTCGATCTGATTACGCCGCAATACATCGCGGATCTGGTTGCATGGGGCGCTATCGGCGCGCGCACGACGGAAAGCCAGTCGCATCGCGAACTTGCTTCCGGTTTGTCGTGCCCCGTGGGTTTCAAGAACGGTACCGACGGTAATATCAAGATCGCTGTAGACGCGGTGCTCGCTGCGGCGCGGCCGCACCATTTCATGGCGGTCACCAAGCGCGGACGCAACGCGATTGCCGCGACGGCCGGCAACGAGGATTGCCACGTCATTCTGCGCGGCGGCAAGTTGCCCAACTACGATGCCGCGAGCGTGACGGCCGCATGCAGTGCGCTGGCCAAAGCGGGCGTGGCCGAGCGCCTGATGATCGACGCCAGCCACGCCAACAGCGGCAAGCAGCCGGAGAATCAGCCACGCGTGGTGGCCGATATCGCCGCGCAAATCGAAGCCGGCGAAACGCGTATTCAAGGCGTAATGGTGGAAAGCCATCTGGTCGCGGGCAGGCAGGATCTGGTGCCGGGTTGCGAACTCACCTACGGGCAAAGCATTACCGATGGCTGCATTGGCTGGGACACGACGGTCGACGTGCTGGAAAGGTTGGCAAAGGCCGTGCGCGTGCGTCGCGTGCGTCTGGCCGAACAAGCCGCTGCATAG
- a CDS encoding GNAT family N-acetyltransferase yields the protein MALDIRHNTSSHRFETTVDGFVCELDYSLQGKVMSITHTGVPEEVGGRGIAGELVRTAMETARSHGWKVVPACSYAQAWMERHPEFADLRA from the coding sequence ATGGCTTTGGATATTCGTCACAACACGTCGTCGCATCGTTTCGAAACCACGGTGGACGGTTTTGTTTGCGAGCTCGATTACAGCTTGCAAGGCAAGGTGATGAGCATCACGCACACCGGCGTGCCCGAGGAGGTCGGCGGTCGCGGCATCGCCGGCGAACTGGTGCGCACGGCGATGGAAACCGCGCGCAGCCATGGTTGGAAAGTGGTGCCGGCGTGCAGCTATGCGCAGGCGTGGATGGAGCGCCATCCAGAATTTGCCGATCTGCGCGCGTGA
- a CDS encoding DUF1345 domain-containing protein: MDSHDEQHVNPATTGPKRRPWAPIRYVRARPFLAVSGVLFLVACIALSTSGVKPASALLLSFDLGALLYLSLLARMFTRTNADHMARLACTQDTGRRTTLWVAVGLSTVVLVALSTELHAAKGGGAQAMGMAALSIVLSWLFMNTMYALHYAHGYYGDFGQQHAGLEFPGTKKPDYWDFVYFAFVIGMCFQVSDVQITSRTLRRTALLHSVVAFFFNVFIIAISVNIAAGLA, translated from the coding sequence ATGGATTCGCACGATGAGCAGCACGTAAATCCGGCGACGACCGGCCCGAAGCGCAGGCCTTGGGCGCCGATTCGTTATGTTCGCGCGCGACCGTTTCTGGCTGTGTCCGGCGTACTCTTTTTGGTCGCCTGCATTGCATTGTCGACATCGGGCGTCAAACCGGCCTCTGCGTTGCTGCTGAGTTTCGATCTCGGCGCGTTGCTGTATCTGTCGCTGCTCGCGCGCATGTTCACGCGTACAAACGCCGATCACATGGCGCGACTGGCGTGCACGCAAGACACCGGTCGACGCACCACGTTGTGGGTGGCGGTGGGGCTTTCTACCGTGGTGTTGGTGGCCTTATCCACGGAACTGCATGCCGCCAAGGGCGGCGGCGCCCAGGCGATGGGCATGGCGGCGCTCAGTATCGTGTTGTCGTGGCTGTTTATGAACACGATGTACGCGCTGCACTACGCGCACGGTTACTACGGCGACTTCGGCCAGCAGCATGCGGGCTTGGAATTTCCTGGTACCAAAAAGCCGGACTATTGGGATTTCGTGTATTTCGCCTTCGTCATCGGCATGTGCTTTCAGGTGTCCGATGTGCAGATCACCAGCCGCACCTTGCGCCGCACCGCGCTGCTGCACAGCGTGGTGGCGTTTTTCTTTAATGTTTTCATTATTGCGATCAGCGTGAATATTGCTGCCGGATTGGCTTAG
- a CDS encoding YajQ family cyclic di-GMP-binding protein yields the protein MPSFDVISEVDKHELTNAVDQANRELTNRFDFKGTDAKYELDKFVITQSAPSDFQLQQMLDILRGRLAARKIDLRALDVADPDVNLAGARQKITVKQGIEQPVAKKLVATLKEAKLKVEAQINGDKLRVTGKKRDDLQLAMAVLRKADVELPLQFDNFRD from the coding sequence ATGCCCTCCTTCGACGTTATTTCCGAAGTCGACAAGCACGAATTGACCAATGCGGTCGACCAGGCCAATCGCGAGCTGACCAATCGCTTCGACTTCAAAGGCACCGACGCCAAGTACGAACTGGACAAGTTCGTGATCACGCAGAGCGCGCCCAGCGATTTTCAGCTGCAGCAGATGCTGGACATCCTGCGCGGGCGGCTTGCAGCGCGAAAGATCGATCTTCGCGCACTGGACGTTGCCGATCCCGACGTGAATCTGGCCGGCGCGCGGCAAAAGATCACCGTCAAGCAAGGCATCGAACAGCCCGTCGCCAAAAAATTGGTGGCGACACTGAAGGAAGCCAAGCTGAAAGTCGAAGCGCAGATCAATGGCGACAAGCTGCGCGTGACCGGCAAGAAGCGCGACGATCTGCAACTCGCCATGGCGGTATTGCGCAAAGCGGACGTCGAACTTCCGTTGCAATTCGACAACTTCCGCGATTGA
- a CDS encoding NAD(P)/FAD-dependent oxidoreductase has translation MKVDVLVIGAGAAGLMCAITAGQRGRQVLVLDHANKPGKKILMSGGGRCNFTNLGVTPAQFLSANPHFCKSALARYTPWDFIALVEKHRIAYHEKELGQLFCDESSKLIVRMLLDECAQANVRVETSCAVKRVRKTEEGFTVLTAHGEVHADSLVIASGGLSIPTMGATGFGYELAKQFGHNVLPTRAGLVPLTLSGKHMDHYQDLAGVALPMAATRVGKRSFRAGLLFTHRGVSGPSVLQISSYWQPGDDLRIDLSPEQDIGEWLIEQRMARPAAELRNVLGDLLPRRLAQRLCELWLHSKPMRQYREAELSDIGAQLHDWPIVASGTEGYRTAEVTLGGVDTDGLSSSTMQSKHVPGLYFIGEVVDVTGWLGGYNFQWAWASGRAAGEVA, from the coding sequence GTGAAAGTGGATGTCTTGGTCATCGGCGCGGGCGCCGCAGGGTTGATGTGCGCCATCACGGCGGGGCAGCGCGGGCGGCAGGTGCTGGTGCTCGATCACGCCAACAAGCCGGGCAAAAAGATTTTAATGTCCGGTGGTGGGCGGTGTAATTTCACCAATCTGGGCGTCACGCCCGCGCAGTTCCTTTCGGCCAATCCCCATTTCTGCAAATCGGCGCTTGCGCGCTATACGCCGTGGGACTTTATCGCGCTGGTTGAGAAGCATCGCATCGCCTATCACGAGAAAGAATTGGGGCAGCTGTTTTGCGATGAATCCTCCAAGCTGATCGTACGCATGCTGTTGGACGAATGTGCACAAGCAAACGTACGCGTCGAGACCAGTTGCGCCGTCAAGCGCGTGCGAAAAACCGAAGAAGGTTTTACGGTGCTCACTGCGCACGGCGAAGTGCACGCCGATTCGCTGGTGATTGCTTCCGGCGGTTTGTCGATTCCCACGATGGGTGCGACGGGATTCGGTTACGAATTAGCGAAACAGTTCGGACACAACGTGTTGCCGACGCGCGCCGGTTTGGTGCCGTTGACGTTGAGCGGCAAGCATATGGATCACTACCAGGATCTCGCGGGCGTCGCGTTGCCGATGGCGGCAACACGCGTAGGCAAGCGCAGTTTTCGCGCAGGATTGCTGTTCACGCACCGCGGCGTCAGCGGCCCATCGGTCTTGCAGATTTCGTCGTACTGGCAGCCCGGTGACGATCTGCGTATCGATCTATCGCCGGAGCAAGACATCGGCGAATGGCTCATAGAGCAGCGCATGGCGCGACCCGCGGCAGAACTGCGCAATGTGTTGGGCGATCTCTTGCCACGTCGATTGGCGCAGCGTTTGTGCGAGCTTTGGTTGCACAGCAAACCGATGCGCCAATACCGCGAGGCGGAGCTGAGCGATATCGGTGCGCAATTGCACGATTGGCCAATCGTCGCCAGCGGCACGGAGGGCTACCGCACGGCGGAAGTCACCTTGGGCGGCGTGGATACGGATGGGCTTTCGTCCAGCACCATGCAATCCAAACATGTGCCCGGCCTCTATTTCATCGGCGAAGTCGTCGACGTAACGGGTTGGTTAGGCGGCTACAACTTTCAATGGGCCTGGGCGTCGGGCCGCGCGGCCGGCGAGGTCGCCTAG
- a CDS encoding NAD(P)-dependent oxidoreductase, with translation MKVGFIGLGAMGAAMASNLVAAGYHVTVWNRSEAATEKLASLGAKVASTPDRAAQGDVLHSMLANDQAVREVFLDGGLLDAMDPDTVHVNHATISVALARQLAEEHAKRGLAYVAAPVFGRPDVAAAGKLNMLLAGPHAAIEKVKPLLEKMAGKLWPLGDNPERANVVKLAGNFLIVSAIESLSEATVLTRAYGVNAADFIELMTSTLFASPVYQIYGRAIAEQRFTPPGFALPLGLKDVMLAQDAAFSERVPMPLAGVLRDSLLEALADGAEGMDLSALARASERRANLSGREETSRSIKR, from the coding sequence ATGAAAGTCGGCTTTATTGGTCTCGGCGCGATGGGCGCTGCCATGGCGAGCAATCTCGTCGCTGCGGGTTATCACGTGACGGTGTGGAACCGCTCCGAAGCGGCCACGGAAAAGCTGGCGTCGCTGGGCGCCAAAGTGGCGAGCACGCCTGACCGTGCGGCGCAAGGCGATGTGTTGCACAGCATGCTGGCGAATGATCAGGCGGTGCGTGAGGTTTTTCTCGACGGCGGTCTGCTCGACGCGATGGACCCTGATACGGTGCATGTCAATCACGCAACGATTTCGGTCGCGTTGGCGCGCCAACTGGCGGAAGAACATGCCAAGCGTGGTTTGGCGTACGTGGCGGCGCCGGTATTTGGCCGTCCAGACGTTGCTGCAGCCGGAAAGCTCAATATGCTGCTCGCAGGTCCGCATGCCGCAATCGAAAAGGTAAAGCCGCTACTCGAAAAAATGGCGGGCAAACTGTGGCCCTTGGGCGATAACCCCGAGCGGGCCAATGTGGTGAAGCTGGCCGGCAACTTCTTGATCGTGTCGGCGATCGAGAGTTTGTCCGAAGCAACGGTGCTGACGCGCGCTTATGGCGTGAACGCTGCGGATTTCATCGAGTTGATGACCAGTACGCTGTTTGCGTCGCCGGTCTATCAGATTTACGGCAGAGCCATCGCGGAACAGCGTTTTACCCCGCCGGGTTTTGCGTTGCCGCTGGGATTGAAGGATGTGATGCTCGCTCAGGATGCTGCATTCTCTGAGCGTGTGCCGATGCCGTTGGCAGGCGTGCTGCGCGATAGTTTGCTGGAAGCGTTGGCCGACGGTGCCGAAGGTATGGATCTCTCAGCGCTCGCGCGCGCATCCGAACGCCGCGCGAATTTGAGCGGACGCGAAGAAACCAGTCGCTCAATAAAACGTTGA
- a CDS encoding PhzF family phenazine biosynthesis protein, with translation MNPIRYMHLDVFAASPCGGNHLGVVTDASGWTDAQMQRYARWTDLVETTFLLPPTDPKASYRVRIFTPQKEIAFAGHPSVGSAHAVLECGLAEPKDGVLWQECGAGVLPIRVEGSGPQRVLMLQSPEARVVKTGLHAHPMLAATLDSIGLGKLPPALVDGGRRWWLAECADEASLRAWQPDHSAIGALAVASGSMGLCAFARSQHPDYQLVVRAFPSGVGIVEDPASGAANGLIAAYIAHAEPNGPLARGYSVSQGREMGHDALLIAHIVDGVIWIGGRTNTVIDGSLHWNGG, from the coding sequence ATGAACCCGATCCGCTACATGCACCTGGACGTTTTCGCCGCCAGCCCCTGTGGCGGCAATCACCTGGGCGTGGTGACCGACGCAAGCGGCTGGACCGATGCGCAAATGCAGCGCTACGCGCGCTGGACCGATCTGGTGGAAACCACCTTTTTGTTGCCGCCCACCGATCCCAAAGCCAGCTATCGCGTCCGCATCTTTACCCCGCAGAAGGAAATCGCGTTTGCGGGACATCCCAGCGTCGGCAGCGCACACGCCGTGCTCGAATGCGGACTAGCGGAACCCAAAGACGGCGTGTTGTGGCAAGAATGTGGCGCGGGCGTGCTGCCCATTCGCGTGGAAGGCAGCGGACCTCAGCGTGTTTTGATGTTGCAGTCGCCCGAAGCGCGCGTCGTCAAGACAGGCTTGCATGCCCATCCCATGCTCGCCGCCACGCTGGACAGCATCGGTCTGGGCAAACTGCCGCCCGCTCTGGTGGATGGTGGCCGTCGCTGGTGGTTGGCCGAATGCGCGGACGAAGCCAGCCTGCGCGCATGGCAGCCCGATCACAGCGCCATCGGCGCGCTTGCGGTCGCCAGCGGCAGCATGGGGCTGTGCGCGTTTGCCCGCAGCCAACATCCGGATTATCAGTTGGTCGTGCGCGCATTTCCGTCCGGCGTGGGTATTGTGGAAGACCCCGCTTCCGGCGCGGCGAACGGCTTGATCGCCGCTTATATCGCACACGCCGAACCCAACGGCCCACTCGCACGCGGCTATTCCGTAAGCCAAGGGCGCGAGATGGGGCACGACGCGTTGTTGATTGCGCATATCGTCGACGGCGTCATCTGGATCGGTGGGCGCACGAACACCGTGATCGATGGAAGCCTGCACTGGAACGGCGGCTGA
- a CDS encoding rhomboid family intramembrane serine protease has translation MPTTLLIILAATCIVSFMAFNNRRLIDDLILWPPAIERKREYYRLVTYGLIHADPMHLLFNMITLFFFGRIMEPIYNSILGAFGFGLFYLGGLIVSILPTYLKNRHNTNYRSLGASGAVSAVLFAFILYSPWTRIYVFFIKVPAIIYAVLYVGYSIYMDRSGQDNVNHSAHLWGAAYGVVFTVLAQPEVVPHFLGAMSQPGM, from the coding sequence ATGCCAACTACGCTGCTGATCATCCTTGCCGCCACCTGCATCGTCTCGTTTATGGCGTTCAATAATCGGCGCCTTATCGACGACCTTATTCTGTGGCCGCCGGCCATCGAGCGTAAGCGCGAATACTACCGGCTGGTGACGTACGGGTTGATTCATGCCGACCCGATGCATTTGCTCTTCAACATGATCACGCTGTTTTTCTTCGGGCGGATCATGGAGCCGATTTACAACTCCATCTTGGGCGCGTTCGGTTTCGGTTTGTTTTATCTGGGCGGGCTGATCGTCTCGATTCTGCCGACGTATCTTAAGAATCGGCACAACACGAATTACCGCAGTCTCGGCGCATCGGGCGCGGTGTCCGCGGTGTTATTCGCCTTTATTTTGTACTCGCCATGGACGCGCATTTACGTGTTTTTTATCAAGGTGCCGGCGATTATTTACGCCGTGCTTTACGTCGGTTATTCGATCTACATGGATCGAAGCGGCCAAGATAACGTCAACCACAGCGCGCACCTTTGGGGCGCGGCCTATGGCGTGGTGTTTACGGTGCTGGCGCAGCCGGAGGTGGTGCCCCATTTCCTGGGCGCCATGTCGCAGCCAGGTATGTAG
- a CDS encoding aminopeptidase, with product MYRPRIHLFFRRLIFCIVLVTVLNACAHLGYYAHVTHGEGALLWQRRSVHKVIADPSTDPKLASRLQLSQQARQFASDRLDLPRNRSYTYFVQLQRPYVVWNVFTTKRFSVDAVLQCFPFAGCVAYRGWFDEKKAKKNAEQLRAQGNDVYVGGVSAYSTLGWFSDPILSSMMRWDDDELAGTIFHELAHQKIYVKDDSAFNESYATFVEEEGLRQWHRSRNEPVGDDRDQVMSDEFTRLVLDLRERLKKLYASGADEQSMAAGKQREIEGFRARYAAWRDKNWPNDHRYDKWVAQPINNATLLPFGLYDQWVPAFAAIFKHANGQWPEFFERVRVLAKKPKVERERQLHDLLTNAAG from the coding sequence ATGTACCGTCCTCGCATTCACCTATTTTTCCGTCGGCTAATTTTCTGCATTGTGCTCGTCACCGTGCTCAATGCCTGCGCGCACCTCGGTTACTACGCACACGTTACGCATGGCGAGGGCGCGCTGCTATGGCAGCGACGTTCCGTGCATAAAGTCATCGCCGACCCTTCGACAGATCCAAAACTCGCTTCGCGGCTGCAGCTTTCTCAGCAGGCGCGGCAGTTTGCGTCGGATCGGCTCGATTTGCCGCGCAATCGCAGTTATACCTACTTCGTCCAGCTGCAGCGCCCTTACGTGGTGTGGAATGTTTTCACCACGAAGCGTTTTTCCGTGGATGCGGTGTTGCAATGTTTTCCATTCGCCGGTTGCGTGGCCTATCGCGGTTGGTTTGACGAGAAAAAGGCGAAGAAAAACGCGGAGCAACTGCGCGCGCAAGGCAACGATGTCTACGTCGGCGGCGTTTCCGCGTATTCCACGCTAGGTTGGTTCTCCGATCCCATTCTCAGCAGCATGATGCGTTGGGACGACGATGAATTGGCGGGCACTATTTTTCACGAACTTGCTCACCAGAAGATTTATGTGAAAGACGACTCGGCGTTCAATGAGAGCTATGCCACGTTTGTGGAAGAAGAAGGCCTTCGCCAGTGGCATCGCTCGCGTAACGAACCGGTTGGCGACGATCGCGACCAAGTGATGTCCGACGAATTTACGCGTCTGGTGCTCGATCTTCGTGAACGTTTGAAAAAGCTTTACGCCAGCGGCGCGGACGAGCAGTCCATGGCGGCCGGCAAGCAGCGCGAGATCGAAGGCTTCCGCGCACGCTATGCCGCGTGGCGCGATAAAAACTGGCCCAACGATCACCGTTACGACAAATGGGTGGCGCAACCGATCAACAACGCGACGTTGTTGCCGTTCGGCCTATACGATCAATGGGTGCCCGCCTTTGCGGCGATCTTCAAGCACGCCAACGGCCAATGGCCGGAATTCTTCGAGCGTGTGCGTGTGCTGGCGAAGAAACCGAAAGTCGAACGGGAACGCCAGCTGCACGATTTATTGACGAATGCAGCGGGCTAG
- a CDS encoding cytochrome c: protein MDVMRRCLALFALCFILPLHAADLRIDTGRGVRVWTTTQLLARADIKSVNIPDDVAFGRTMDYRAVPLRALLPGLAPGDRLKFVANDGFSVDIDAAALLNQAGAQAWLAVEDPKQPWPPLPHGKGDAGPFYVVWLNPAAAHIGGEQWPYQLARIERTHDTATRFPATVPDASVPANSPVRHGYAVFQRTCFACHTLNGQGDARMGPDLNIPYSPTEYLSTAMLRAFIRNPQSLRRWPQGKMTGFPTQASLSDTDLDAVLAYLQYMAKHKVRP, encoded by the coding sequence CCGCTGCATGCAGCCGACCTTCGCATCGATACGGGTCGTGGCGTACGCGTCTGGACAACGACGCAGCTGCTGGCGCGTGCAGACATCAAATCCGTGAACATCCCTGACGACGTCGCGTTCGGCCGAACGATGGACTACCGCGCCGTGCCGTTGCGCGCCCTACTGCCGGGTTTGGCGCCCGGCGATCGCTTGAAGTTCGTCGCGAACGACGGCTTCTCTGTCGATATCGATGCCGCCGCCTTACTCAATCAAGCAGGCGCACAAGCCTGGCTCGCCGTGGAAGATCCAAAGCAGCCATGGCCGCCGCTTCCGCATGGTAAGGGCGATGCAGGGCCTTTCTATGTGGTGTGGCTCAATCCTGCCGCCGCACACATTGGCGGTGAGCAATGGCCGTATCAGCTCGCGCGCATCGAACGCACGCATGACACGGCTACGCGCTTCCCCGCCACGGTACCCGACGCATCGGTGCCGGCGAATAGCCCAGTTCGTCACGGCTACGCCGTATTTCAGCGCACGTGCTTTGCCTGCCACACGCTCAACGGCCAAGGTGATGCGCGCATGGGGCCGGACCTCAATATTCCGTATAGCCCCACGGAATACCTGAGTACGGCCATGCTGCGCGCCTTCATTCGCAATCCACAATCGCTGCGGCGTTGGCCGCAAGGCAAAATGACGGGATTTCCCACGCAGGCGTCACTATCGGATACAGATCTCGATGCGGTGTTGGCTTATCTGCAATATATGGCCAAGCACAAAGTACGGCCGTAG